The Artemia franciscana chromosome 2, ASM3288406v1, whole genome shotgun sequence genome segment taatgcatgtttattttggctctccgcacataaattattgaaatgaaattagtatattaatttttttttggctaaatggctttctcttagttttgatcagacaattttgagaaataaggggtggggaaggaggcctagctgccctccattttttcggttacttaaaaaggctactagaacttttactattcaacgaacgtttttattagtaaaaaatatacgtaacttaagaattaacttacttaacaaacttttataatcttatatttttataatgtgtacgagggggtttgtaccctcgttaatacctcgctctttacactaaatcgtaagttttgtcccaattctttaagaatgacccctgaatcaaaaaggccgtagaataaatagttgaaatcactaaaaatattttaacataaagagtgaggtatttatctcctcctaaatacctcgctctttatgctaaagtatttttagaacccctcatatgcgtaataatctctgttcgttttaaatttcaatgctattccttactttcatttgaaaaaaacgttttcatgtttattttttcattgtttttttttatagcaatgctagaaaatcctgcgcccttttcattgaatttttcttcccccatgacatattcctcaaaggaaagatcctcccacaaagccctctcccgtcaaccccacccccaaaaccaaaaactccccatgaaaacgtctgtacacttcccaataaccattactatatataaacactggtcaaagtttgtaacttgcagcccctccctcagagattgtgggggagtaagtaattcccaaagacatagttattagggttttcgactatgctgaacaaaatggctatcttaaaattttaatctgttgacttttggaaaataatgagcatgggagggggcctatttgccctccaatttttttggtcacttaaaaagggcactagaacgttccatttccgttagaatgagccctctcgcgaaattctaggaccacttggtcgataggatgacccctgggaaaaaaacaaaaatgaaacaaacaaacaaacacgcacccgtgatttgtctctggcaaaaaaatacaaaattccaaattttttatataggagcttgaaatttttgctatagagttctctgatataccgaatgcgatagtgtgattttcgttaagattttatacttttaggggatgtttcccccttttttccaaaataggacaaattttctcaggcttgtaacttttgatgacaaagactaaattaattgtaatttatatatttagaatcagcgtaaaaattcaattcttttaatgtatcttttagcatcaaaattccatttttagagtttcgtttactattgagccgggtcgccctttactacagttccttaccacgaactgtttgaaaagaaaataattcggtatttcgggcttctgacattattactcctttgcggaagttaggctcaaaattgaaaaaggatttaattttttctctgggccccttccacctcttagttcgtttattttctcgttagttttcacctgttttcgctttatagttgtgttatctcttagcagttctttcgttagttgagttatggttgtggtatatttgttttatcgctcgtatagttgtgttattttcaaattatactccataatagagaggctccgaacacccagcattgtatattaagctcttaatttgacgtttttttctaacgtgaccagattcgtcctgcgccttttcattgaatttttcccccatggcatatttctccgaggaaagatcctcccacatagccccctccctcaaccctacccccaaaaccaaaaaaattcccctgaaaagtctgtacacttcgcaataaccattattatatgtaaacactggttgaagtttgtaacttgcaacccctcccccagggactgtgggggagtaagtcatccccaaaaacatagttattatgattttcgactatgctaaacaaaatggctatctcaaaattttgatctgttgactttgggaaaaaaatgagcgtgggaaggggcttagatgccctccaatttttttggtgacttaaaaagggcactagaacttttaatttccgttagaatgagctctcttgcgacattctaggaccacattgtcgatacgatgacccctggaaaaaaaaacaaaaaaaaacaaacaaataaacacgcacccgtgatttgtcttctggcaaaaaatgcaaaattccacatttttgtagataggagcttgaaacttctacagtagggttttctgatacgctgaatctgatggttaaattttcgttaagatcctacaacttttagggggtgtttccccctattttcctaaataaggcaaattttctcaggctcgtaacttttgatagctaagactaaacttgatgaagtttatatatttaaaatcagcattaaaatgtgattattttgatgtagctattgatatccaaattcaattttttagagttttggttactattgagccggatcgctccttactacagttcgttaccacgaactgtttgataagcctAATACTGCCTTGATaagtccacttgatcgatcttctcagTGCCTAACATGACCTCTTCATCTTTGCTTTCCTCGTCTTAACGacctagtcttcttaacattaattttcaaagctATTCTTGCACtgtgaactcgcaaaaccttcaaaaattcattcattttgaacGAAGTTTCATCTAGGCTGCTTAAATCATTAGCAAAAATTAAGtctggaaaaattttaattttcaaattgattCCGTGATCTCTATTGCCTTTGCTATGCTTCTTAAGAAAGTTTATCAAAATGGTCCATCTCGGTAGGGATGGAACGCAACCCtgattaactcctgatttaatacgaaaccaacTACTACCTAAAATCCTACAATAATTGAAGGAATTTTAACACATTCACAAGCCTATAACCATATTTAGAGAaatcagaaattcaatttttaatgaagaaaaCCTTATACGATTGTGTACTTTTTGGTAGCAGTAGGTGCCAAATTCAAGAAAAGTAACGCgaggaaaaaatcaataaaaatcgGCGAAATTTAGCTAAAAACATGTAACACCAAATATGTTAAGAAGGTACAGCTTTTCTTTCATGGTATATGTAGCTGTCTTTGGAAATATACATATCATTAGCGTTCCAAGTTCGCTTCAAAATCTTTCTCAAatattagttttgttaatttacttataaaacttataaattacttaataattttacaattagttacttatttattatacttattacgttacttattaattttataaatagttACTTATTAACTATGcttattattttacttattaatttcaaaactagttagttttgcttttttacttataaaacttataaactaattattaattttgttattaattacTTATTCATTATTCCTATTACTTTACATATTAATAGTAAAACTAATTAGTTtagcttatttatttataaagctTATAAGttacttattaattttattatcaatTGTACTTATTACGGTACTTTTCTTATTGATTACAAAACTAATTCGTTTCACTTCTTTACTTATAAAACTTAGGAATTCCTTATTAACTTTACCATTAATTACTTATCAATTATACTTATTACTTTACTTATTAGTTATAGAccaattagttttgcttatatacttacagaaattataaattacttactaattttattattagttaCGTATTTATTTAAACTTATTACTTCgcttattaaacataaaacaaattagTTTTACTAAGTAGTTTTACTAAAttacttattaattttaatgtcagTTACTTATTAATTATActtattactttatttattgATCATAATACTAATTAGTTTCGCTTATTTACTTCCATGTTTCAACAAGGCAACGCTGACGAAGATATGGTACAGCCCTAAAACACTCttaattttaaacaacaaaattaaaatttttttgaaaaatctcctTTTTCAGCAGTGGTCAAACCTAAGATTGGTAcaggtggagggggggggggttgtcaaaaagtattgttattttgtttcctttaaACCTTATGCATTGATTAAATGAATATACGGATGCACGctaaaagtttgactctttctctcaactcttctttttaaaacagtaaaaatctttagcgtaaagagcggggcgttgatgaggaagcagcccctttcatatacgaaataatttctgttcgttttaagttttaatgttgctccttactttcagttgaaaaaacttttttttttaatttaatttctgaagatttttgaatcaatgcacgttttgattttggctctccacataggaattattaaaacgaaatttgcatgtttatttattttttttggctaaatggctttctcataattttgatcgaatgattttgaggaaaaagagtgggggaggaagcctagttgccctccaatattttggttaatcaaaaaggcaactagaacttttaattttttacgaatctttttatcagtaaatatatacataacttataaattagcttacgtaaagaattttttattctcatgtatttattacacatatgagagggttcgccccctcgtcagtacctctctctttacggtgaattttaaattttgtcccaactcgttaagaatgacccctaaatctaAAAAACCGTAGAATGAATAGCTGAcattaagaaaaacattttagcgtaaagagcgaatcattaagaggaggtgagcccctcatttggggaataatttttgttcgttttaagttttaatgctgctccttacttccagctgaaaaaatttattcatatttattttttctttgtctttttttttaaacaatactagtaaatcctgccctcccttcatggatattttcttcccccatgacaaattcctcgatggaaagttcccccagtatatcctcctcttctcaaaccctccccccaaccaaaaagtcctcctgaaaacgcctgtacacttcccaatagccattactatatgtaagcactggtcaaagtttgtaacttatagcccctcccacggggactggggaggagtaagtcgtctccaaagacatagttataaggttcgactacgctgaataaaatggctatctcagaattttgatccgttgactttgggaaaatctttagcgtgggagggggcctaggtgccctccaatttttttggtcacttaaaaagggcactagaacgtttcatttctgttagaatgagccctctcacaaccttctaggacaactgggttgatacgatcgcccctggaaaaaaaaaacaaataaacacgcatccgtgatctgccttctggcaaaaaaaatacaaaatttgacatttttgtagataggagcatgaaacttttacagtaaggttctctgatacgctggatctcatggtgttattttcgttaagattctatgacttttatgggtcttacccctattttctataataacgcaaattttctcaggctcttaacttttgatgagtaagactaaacttgatgaaacttatatatttaaaatcagcattaaaatgcaattcttttgatgtagctattggcatTAAAAGTCCATTTTGTatagttttggtttctattgagccgggtcgctccttactacagttcgttaccaagaactgtttgatagctgaTACGCAAATATACACTGCTGTACATAATTCTGTCAAGCCTCAAATGAACCGACTTAGTTAAGTGAAACTTTAAGTTGAAGCAACGGCGAATGAAACAATTTAGCCAACTTAGTTAAATGTCAATATTAATTGTTTACTTTGTTTTGACTTTGTGGATCTTTAGTTTCGAAAGCTCCACCGCGCGATATTACTGCCTGTGAAACTGGGAAGcataatatataagttttcgAGAATTTCAAATCGAAAACCCATCTTAAAAGATTTAAGCAATAGGTTTTCTGCCCCTTTTGGggtaaaatttctattttttgtggCGTTAAGTGGTAGGAAGTGTCACTTTTTGTAGCGTTAAGTGGACacaagaacttttgatttccttttGAATAATTGCAGATTTTCTACTGCCATTGGCTTGACACAatcacctctgaaaaaaaaagaaaaaggaaacaacaaacaaataaacccgaATCCATTATCATTTACTCAGGTTTGTAGCTTTTGGTGGGTAAATTTTAAAGTCGggaatttttacatatttagaattacCATGAAACccaattattttgatgcatatattattatctatttgatctatttattatctattattatcatttgatgcatatatatatatatatatatatatatatatatatatatatatatatatatatatatatatatatatatatatatatatatatatatgtatatatatgtatgtatatatatatatatatatatatatatatatatatatatatatatatatatatatatatatatatatatatatatatatgtatatatatatatatatatatatatatatatatatatatatatatatatatatatatatatatatatatatatatatatatatacaaatataaatatagaaaaggagaaaaggaatgAGAAATatacagaaggagaaaaggaagactgttttcctaaattagtgattaatatagaccagcacttgaatgaggccttaaccctactcatccatacaatcccataggtcaaacagcatagccatacacaatcaaatataaagaataatccatggacaggcagtcatgtcatcaataagtcgtcatttaccaaacaatagaaaaaataataaagacaaataatttagAGGCAACAACCCAGCACAATGGCttatcaggagaatacactggcctatatagggtttcgccactttaaattctctacccagccaagtgttgtggctaccacagagtattcatggcatccccgtgtcaggtatcacccctaaaatacatgcctatgaaagaaaaaaaacagcaaatgtaaaacaaccaagtaacaccaaaacaagcttatcctgttaatatatccctctttttagcaacaataggtaaactaaatataataaattttaccaaatcacaaatattaacacattgcaaaaaacctgaatgaactaaacaattatagaattcatctctaccatgtggctaatttttaaaaaaatccgctcaattagaaacacaattcaaaataaatggcgctgcaacaacatttctcgaaactccgaaattagttggaaatttctttaagtatttctagatcatttttttgatatttatttaaaagttcgttataatgaacactaaattttttaaattgccaagttaatttatttgcagaaaaacctcttgatatcaaattttggcttaagattttacatctatttttaaaatcaatataattactacaaatcgttgcataacgaagtaactgtgagaaaaaccctgaatatgtgatatttgagtgtatgaTACTtacagggaatgggaaactaatcacttcaaaatcaaaatcatccgtttttttatacattttaaaacttaatttattattatcacaaatatcaatatttaaatctaaaaaaaatgatcatcatgaccagcgccatgactaggttcaagaataagctctgatggatatatatttttagaaatatcaatgaaatccttacaatttaagaccaaaatatcatctaaatatcttttattattacacaaaatatgttttaaattaattggattattcttatccatcatatatttatattctagttgcctaaaaaacaagtcagctataaatgggctggcattccccccatgAGAATTCAcaaaatttgcttgtacaaatcaccaccgaatcttatataagtattgtataaaacaaattctaataactcaaaaatcatatccaagctgtaacatcttaAGTTAACTGTGGTCTTAAAGCAATTTAAAGCATactataagtgtctatttttaagaaccttttactagaaaagaggaaaaattttttgatgacagtttttaaattatcaaacactacattaagtgataaattagtatacattgtcgcaaaatcgaaagactcaatttatttagctgaaaccattgttaaagaatttaTCACCTGCATTGAATAATTTAccctccaatatggattaaaatttgaaaattttttaataccagaacaataggttttaagtttatttacaatttccttcaaaattaaagagaggtcagtagcagcaaggcgggttggacatttagctgcttcagcaataaaccgtggtttagggggattcttatgaaattttacagtccaatataggaaagggaactttttatcattgtcatttattttaatattaaaattttaaaaaagtattttttcagtcttttcaattaaattatcaccctctatatttaccttttcgtaaacattagttttgcataactccctttttaagatatcacaatacagcttctgacaaattatgggaaaattattattagctttatccactggcacaattacaaacttattctgtagattagcaattgcttgtttaatctttgcattataaaataatgatttagtgttactattttttaagttagaatatatcttatttcttattttactaataattaaattcttccaactttgaaaactctctttatctttattctctttcttacaccactaatcaataaataaatcaaaatcattttccaagccatcaagaacactcgatggtttcagatgatgagaaagacggaaattagaccctttattcattaaaatttgaagatcatcttgttttattattgacaagtcccttgttataacatgtttgtaagtaggatttacaaatgggccaagttgcttacaattacaaactggtttccaatttatatcactatctaatctttttagaattaaattataattaaaaataatttgcccaatagtttttgaaaatttataagttaaaactggactatcattataattcaaattactaggaaggacCTGTTTCatatgccgctgatttaaaatttctggtaaattaatatcttcaatctgcttagaggtaaaattaataggtaaatataatctgttatccttattactaatcttatcgaactttttcttttttgaaataaatttcgttttagttagaatgcaaattgtatcacaaattactttaaaaatataatcaagagctgtattattcttaacaatccagaaaaaattgattaaattcctcttggataaattatttagacattttattgcagaaatcatacccctaaattcaagtagctggcatagatctatagaaagcatacgTACatctaattcaatttttctattattttctattatatatatatatatatatatatataatatataaaacatttatatatatatatatatatatatatatattaaatatgtatataatatataatatatataatacatatatatatatatatatatatatatatatatatatatatatatatatatatatatatatatataaatgtggcaggatcatagtaattatagaataaatagtttagtGAATGTGATGAGTAAAATTTTCTGCAAGGTTATAGAATCAAGATTAGGGAAGTGGTTGGAGGTAAAGGAACTGTTATCCCCTCTTCAGGTAGGGTTTAGAAAAAACCATAGTGCAGtagatcatatttttactttgagaattttggtagagaagtataggaaaggaaaaggggggaggttatttgcagcttttttagaccTGAAAGGAACATAGGAGATTTTCTGCAAGGTTATAGAATCAAGATTAGGGAAGTGGTTGGAGGTAAAGGAACTGTTATCCCCTTTTCAGGTAGGGTTTAGAAAAAACCATAGTGCAGtagatcatatttttactttgataattttggtagagaagtataggaaaggaaaagggGGGAGGTTATTTGCAGCTTTCTTAGATCTGAAAGGAACATATGATAGTGTGGATAGGAGCCTGTTAATGTCAAACCTGTTATCTTTAGGACTGCCTCACTATTTCGTATTGTTGCTGTGCGAAATGTATAAGTACGTGAAGCTAGTAGTGAAAGGGGCGGGAAAGTGCTCAACTCCGGTGCAATCTTTATTGGGACTAAAGCAGGGATGTGTGCTGTCACCGAAATTGTTTAGCGtttatttaaatgatgccaatgaattttttgttaagaataatGCACGAATGTTTTCGATAGTTTTGCTTAAACTGTGCTTACTACTATTTGCTGACGACATCGTATCACTGGCTCAAACAAAGGAGAAACAGTAAAAATTATTAGAGATTACGGaggtttatttggaagagaagaagTTAATCCTGAACACATCGAAATCACTGGTGATGGTATTTGGTCGTAAGGCCATGGAAagtgaagatgtgaatttttttctttaaaggtgaaactataccagtgaataatgaatttgtttatcttggggtaaagtttactagtaatggGAAATTCAGTGGGCATCGGGATCTAGAGAATGCAAGGGGATGGTATATTAGCGGTGAAATAGCGAGGAGTAGTCTTAGACGGGTGAGAGATATTAGAGTACACCAGAAgatttggacaagtaagatagAACCGGCGATGCTttatggagcagagatctggggctatcggaaaggtccaaaacttgaggtgtttatgatgagatattataagaggatgttcggactatgggattcgtttagtaatttggtaatccaggggaatttagggctagtatcgctgcgatctatgaggctagtgaccTTACCTtcccttagaccttagttcctcctgtgccgccagaggcacccagggtaTCCAAAAAGAGCCGCCAGTCGTCCCTCATATGTGCTGCTGCCCAGACGTCTTCCCACTGGGGTTGGACTATCGCATTGATGTGTTTTAGGTCCCGCTGGTACGTACGACGAAGTGTATTCTTCGGCTTCCCTCTTCTTCGGGTTCCCTCTGGTTGCCACTCCAGTACAGTTCTGGGGAGTCTATCTCCCGCCATACGGATAACATGCCCTAGGTAGCGCCATCTTCGTTGGCGTATGACATCTGTTACCAGGGGCTGGCGCGAGATAGACCGAACAGTCTGGTTGGTTATGTGGTCTCTCCAGTTAATGTTCAGTATTCTGCGAAGACAGTTGTTCTCGAAGGCAAGAATCCTCTTTTCTTGGTGTTGGTTTAGTTTCCAACATTCACAGCTATAAAGGAGGGCGGAGATGACGTTACTGTTGAACAgcctcattttcagtttcaggGAGTACTTTTTCGATCGCCACACTGGCTTTTGTCGATTAAAAGCTCCACTGACTTGTCCAATCCTAGACTGCACCTCCTTTTCGCTGGATCCAGTTCGTTCGACTGTACTTCCAAGGTATCTAAAATCCACTACCTGCTCTACTGTATTGTCCCCGCACTTTAAGCCCAGTGGTGAGTCGCTCGTTgccatgctttttgttttgtccgAGTTGATCTTTAGTCCCAAAAGACTCGCTTTCTCTCGGATTACTTCGAGAAGATCCTGGAGCCTTTCCTTGTTTGCTTCCATCAGGGTGATGTCGTCGGCGAAATCAAGATCTGCTAGTCGTTTGTTGTCGCATATTTAGATACCAAACCCCGTGCAGTCTCGGAGCACATAATCGATTACAAGGACAAAAAGCAAGGGGGAGAGGACACACCCCTGTTTGACACCGGACATGATATGGAAATACCTTGTATTTCCTTCGTGGGTCCGAACGCAGCACTCGGTGTTTTCATATAGGGCAATGATCAAGGATACAAGTTTTTCTGGAATGCCGTAATATCGGAGGATATTCCACAGCGAATCTCGGTGTATTGAATCGAAGGCTTTTTCGAAATCCACAAAGACAAGGTACATCTTTTGCCTCCATTCATTGCATTCCTCGATCATCATGCGTAGGACATACATAAGGTCGAAGCAGGAGCGGGATGGGCGGAAGCCATGTTGCTCGTCTCGCAAGTGCTTATCTAAGGCTGTCTGGATGCGACGAAGGATTATCTGTGAGAATAGTTTCCCCGGGATAGAAAGGAGACTGATGCCCCTCCAGTTATCGCATGTTGTTGCATCTCCTTTCTTAAAAAGCTTGATGAGTGTGCTTTTTCTCCATTCTTCAGGGActttctctgatttccatataCATGCAAAGAATGTGATCCACACAGTTATGCAAGCGCCTAAAGAGGCTTAAATCATTTCTGCTGAAATCCTGTCGCTTCCTGGTGCTCTGCCGTTCTTCAGTTTGCGAGCGGCTTGTACCAGTTCTTCGGTTGACGGTTCTTCCGTATTGATTTGAAGTTCCAGGAAAGGGGTTGTGGGGATATCTGCTGTGTTCGGAGGACTAGGTCGGTTGAGAACTTTCTCGAAGTGTTGGGCCCAAACTTCAGAGATTTCATCGGGGGCTGTGACTGTCTTCCCGTTTCCGTCTTTTACTGGTCCATTTAGGTTGCGACGTTTCCCGATGATTTCATTGGTGATTTTATAGACGGCTCTGGAATCGCCGCGCTTGGCCGCTTCTTCTGCCATAGGTGCCTTTTGTTCTAGAAAGTTCCGTTTATCTCCCCTTGCGCTCTTTTTCACCAGCTTGTCTTGGTATCGATACAGCTGGTTACTCAAAACTGTGTCGCTGTTATCTCCATCATTTAGAAGACGTTGTTTTAGTTTCCGACGCTCTTCGATAAGGGTCCATGTCTTATCGGATAACCACTCGTCTTTGGGTCTTTTTTTTGTGCCCAATTGTTTCTATTGCTGTCTGGTTGTAGGCTTCTTTTAGGGTGGCCCAGGTTGTCTCTACAGTGGCTTCTCTATCCAAATCTAGAGCCAAGCTCTCAAACCTGTTTGTAAGCTGTATGTTGAACCTATGACGAACTGCTGCGTTTGAGAGCTTTTCAGAGTCGTAGGCAGGTTTCTCTTTGGTTTGGGATTTTTTGTGGCTTTCAGTTTGAGGGACAGCTTTGCAATCATCAAGGCGTGGTCTGAGGCGACGTCGGATCCTCTGTAGGCTCTTACATCTTGAAGGCTTGACTTCCACTTTTTGTTGATCAAGATATGGTCAATCTGGTTGTGGGTTCGACCATCAGGCGAGTTCCATGAGTATTTGTGGATAGTTTTATGCTGAAACTGGGTTCCTCCGATGATAAGGTCATTTGTTAGTGCGAAGTCAACTAACAGTATCCCATTCTCATTTATTTCGCCGAGGCCTTGGCTCCCAAGAACCTCAGGACAATAGGACTTGTCGCTCCCCACCTTGGCGTTGAAGTCACCAACAAAGCAGACGAGATCGTGGCTGGGGATATCCTTGGCGA includes the following:
- the LOC136035204 gene encoding uncharacterized protein LOC136035204 — its product is MEANKERLQDLLEVIREKASLLGLKINSDKTKSMATSDSPLGLKCGDNTVEQVVDFRYLGSTVERTGSSEKEVQSRIGQVSGAFNRQKPVWRSKKYSLKLKMRLFNSNVISALLYSCECWKLNQHQEKRILAFENNCLRRILNINWRDHITNQTVRSISRQPLVTDVIRQRRWRYLGHVIRMAGDRLPRTVLEWQPEGTRRRGKPKNTLRRTYQRDLKHINAIVQPQWEDVWAAAHMRDDWRLFLDTLGASGGTGGTKV
- the LOC136035210 gene encoding uncharacterized protein LOC136035210, which codes for MIEECNEWRQKMYLVFVDFEKAFDSIHRDSLWNILRYYGIPEKLVSLIIALYENTECCVRTHEGNTRYFHIMSGVKQGCVLSPLLFVLVIDYVLRDCTGFGI